Proteins co-encoded in one Spirosoma endbachense genomic window:
- a CDS encoding KUP/HAK/KT family potassium transporter: MEDKKHLDSVTAAGLLVAMGIIYGDIGTSPLYTLRAIIGAGNVIRADVVRGALSCVFWTLTLQTTVKYVILILRADNRGEGGIFALYALVRRHARWLTLPAIIGGSALLADGIITPPISVSSAVEGLRLLYPAITEVLIIKIVIAILTVLFLIQAFGTSVVGTAFGPIMLVWFVMLGTLGIVQIAQAPGILAALNPYYAWWLLSEYPGGFWLLGSVFLCTTGAEALYSDMGHCGRSNIRVSWVFVKTCLILNYFGQGAWLVSQEGKVLGERIPFYEVMPPWFLTIGIVIATAATVIASQALISGSFTLISEAIRLNFWPKVRLRYPSVQKGQLYVPSVNLLLWAGCVGVVLYFRESSNMEAAYGLAITLTMLMTTLLMSYYLYTKKYQAWGVVLFLTVYLGIEGSFLVANLIKFPHGGWVSLLIGFTIAGVMYIWLQAFQIKLRLTEYVRIDHYVQAIKELSRDISIPKYATHLVFMSNAARQSEIESKIIYSIFQKRPKRADIYWFVHVDITDDPYTMEYKVNTIAPDDAYKVTFKLGFRVEQRINLFFRKVIEDMVKNKEVDITSRYESLRGQNVIGDFRFVVLEKFLSFENELPVRERFIMNLYFGIKGFTTSEDRWFGLDSSSVKIEKVPLVIRPVENVKLKRIAS; this comes from the coding sequence ATGGAAGATAAGAAGCATTTGGACTCTGTCACCGCTGCCGGTCTGCTGGTAGCAATGGGTATTATTTATGGTGACATTGGTACATCGCCCCTGTATACACTCAGGGCTATTATTGGAGCTGGGAACGTCATTCGGGCCGATGTTGTGAGGGGCGCTCTTTCATGCGTGTTCTGGACACTGACGCTGCAAACGACGGTTAAGTATGTAATCCTGATTCTGCGGGCCGACAACCGGGGTGAAGGTGGTATTTTTGCCTTGTATGCACTGGTTCGCCGACACGCCCGGTGGCTTACGCTGCCAGCCATTATTGGTGGCTCAGCCCTGCTTGCCGATGGAATTATCACTCCGCCAATTTCGGTCTCATCGGCCGTAGAAGGACTTCGGTTGCTGTATCCAGCAATAACCGAAGTGCTGATTATCAAGATCGTTATTGCCATTCTGACTGTACTGTTCCTGATCCAGGCCTTTGGCACGAGCGTAGTTGGTACAGCTTTCGGCCCGATCATGCTGGTCTGGTTTGTCATGCTGGGTACCCTCGGCATTGTGCAGATTGCGCAGGCACCTGGCATTCTGGCGGCCCTTAATCCCTACTATGCGTGGTGGCTATTGTCAGAATATCCGGGTGGTTTTTGGTTACTGGGGTCAGTTTTCCTCTGTACAACGGGGGCCGAAGCCCTCTATTCCGACATGGGCCACTGTGGCCGGTCGAATATTCGGGTTAGCTGGGTTTTCGTTAAAACCTGCCTGATCCTGAATTATTTCGGGCAGGGTGCGTGGCTGGTAAGTCAGGAAGGGAAAGTATTGGGTGAGCGCATTCCTTTCTACGAAGTCATGCCGCCCTGGTTCCTGACAATTGGAATCGTAATTGCCACAGCCGCTACAGTTATTGCCAGTCAGGCACTCATAAGTGGCTCGTTTACACTCATCAGCGAAGCTATCCGACTGAATTTCTGGCCTAAAGTTCGACTGCGTTATCCAAGCGTTCAGAAAGGACAGCTCTATGTGCCAAGCGTTAACCTGTTACTTTGGGCGGGTTGTGTAGGGGTCGTCCTTTACTTCCGTGAGTCATCGAATATGGAAGCAGCCTACGGTCTGGCCATTACACTGACAATGCTCATGACTACGCTTCTGATGTCGTATTATTTGTATACCAAAAAATACCAGGCCTGGGGCGTTGTCCTTTTTCTAACCGTTTATCTGGGCATTGAAGGCTCGTTTTTAGTCGCCAATCTGATCAAATTCCCGCATGGTGGCTGGGTATCGCTGTTGATTGGGTTTACCATTGCAGGCGTCATGTACATCTGGCTACAGGCGTTCCAGATCAAACTCCGCCTGACCGAATATGTCCGGATCGATCATTATGTGCAGGCTATTAAAGAGTTGAGTCGCGACATCAGTATTCCCAAGTACGCTACGCACCTCGTCTTTATGAGTAACGCGGCCCGGCAATCGGAAATCGAGTCTAAAATTATTTATTCGATCTTCCAGAAACGACCTAAGCGGGCCGATATCTATTGGTTTGTCCATGTCGATATCACCGACGATCCCTATACGATGGAATACAAAGTGAATACCATCGCTCCGGATGATGCCTATAAAGTGACATTCAAACTTGGGTTTCGGGTCGAGCAACGCATAAACCTGTTCTTTCGAAAAGTTATCGAGGATATGGTGAAAAATAAAGAAGTGGACATTACCAGCCGTTACGAATCACTTCGGGGTCAGAACGTTATCGGTGATTTCCGGTTCGTAGTACTGGAAAAGTTCCTTTCCTTTGAGAACGAGCTGCCCGTCCGCGAACGATTTATTATGAACCTTTACTTCGGAATCAAAGGCTTTACTACTTCCGAAGATCGTTGGTTTGGACTGGATAGTAGCTCCGTTAAAATCGAAAAAGTACCGTTGGTTATCCGACCAGTCGAAAACGTTAAACTTAAACGAATCGCATCCTGA
- a CDS encoding NAD-dependent epimerase/dehydratase family protein: MKLLITGGAGFVGSSLAIALKKNYPDYQIFALDNLKRRGSELSLARLKAAGIDFVHGDIRNKEDFDSLPSVDTVIEASAEPSVLAGLDGTPDYLINTNLFGTVNCLNYALKHKANFIFLSTSRVYPIRTIETLNFEEAETRFVLTDDQPVAGVSSRGIAENFPLDGARSLYGTTKLASELLIQEYNEFYGLKTVINRCGVITGPWQMGKVDQGVMVLWIAKHYFEQQLAYIGYGGTGKQTRDMLHIDDLYRLIDWELHNLDKVNGDILNAGGGVQSSASLQELTKICQEITGKTIPIKEVTENRAADIRLYITDNTNVTAKTGWSPQLGIREIVTDIHAWLDANRAALEPILR; the protein is encoded by the coding sequence ATGAAACTTTTGATTACCGGCGGGGCCGGATTTGTTGGCTCATCGCTGGCTATCGCACTCAAGAAAAACTATCCTGATTACCAGATTTTTGCGCTTGATAACCTGAAGCGGAGAGGTTCAGAACTTAGCCTGGCGCGGCTCAAAGCGGCTGGCATTGACTTCGTTCATGGCGATATCCGAAACAAGGAAGATTTCGATTCATTACCTTCCGTCGATACGGTCATCGAAGCATCGGCTGAGCCATCCGTACTGGCGGGGCTGGATGGTACCCCCGATTATCTCATCAATACCAATCTCTTTGGTACAGTTAATTGCCTGAACTACGCGCTTAAACACAAAGCCAATTTTATTTTTCTATCGACGAGCCGTGTCTACCCGATCAGAACCATCGAAACATTGAATTTCGAGGAGGCCGAGACCCGCTTCGTATTGACTGATGATCAACCAGTGGCGGGGGTATCGTCGCGCGGAATTGCCGAGAATTTTCCGCTCGATGGTGCCCGGTCGTTATATGGCACGACAAAACTTGCCTCTGAACTGCTGATTCAGGAATACAACGAGTTTTATGGTCTGAAAACGGTTATCAATCGCTGTGGCGTAATTACCGGTCCGTGGCAAATGGGTAAGGTCGATCAGGGAGTAATGGTACTCTGGATCGCCAAACATTATTTTGAGCAGCAACTGGCCTATATTGGCTACGGTGGAACGGGCAAACAAACCCGCGATATGCTTCACATCGACGATCTTTACCGGTTGATCGACTGGGAGTTACATAACCTGGATAAAGTCAATGGTGATATTTTGAACGCCGGTGGGGGAGTTCAAAGTAGCGCATCGCTACAGGAACTGACCAAAATTTGTCAGGAAATAACCGGAAAAACCATTCCAATTAAGGAGGTAACCGAAAACCGGGCGGCCGATATCCGACTCTACATCACCGACAATACGAATGTGACAGCGAAGACCGGCTGGTCACCTCAACTCGGCATTCGCGAAATCGTAACCGACATCCACGCCTGGCTTGATGCAAACCGGGCCGCTCTGGAGCCGATATTGCGGTAG
- a CDS encoding XisI protein: MDRLKKHKEIVRLIIEEIGRITPSDEQSETQVIIDEERGHYLLFSIGWGHNRREYVPFVHLDVKPDAKVYIQHDGTDLKIADRLVEEGIEKQYIVLAFQSPNRRKLIPDFALS, from the coding sequence ATGGATAGACTGAAAAAGCATAAGGAAATCGTTCGGCTGATTATCGAAGAAATTGGCCGCATAACTCCATCAGATGAGCAGTCAGAAACGCAGGTCATCATAGACGAGGAGCGTGGTCATTATTTACTTTTTTCGATAGGTTGGGGCCACAACCGCCGGGAGTACGTGCCATTTGTACATCTTGACGTAAAGCCAGATGCCAAAGTATATATCCAACATGACGGTACGGATCTGAAAATAGCTGACCGCTTAGTTGAAGAAGGGATTGAAAAACAGTACATTGTCCTTGCTTTTCAATCCCCCAACCGCCGGAAACTCATACCAGATTTTGCACTGAGTTAG
- a CDS encoding element excision factor XisH family protein has product MPAKDAYHDIVRTALEKESWQITHDPLRLVLGRRKGYVDLAAEKLLAAQRGTQKIAVEIKSFLGASTLDEFEDALGQFLIYKVALETDEPDRKLYLAIPASVYTDFFDDSFFIGILERYAVLLLIFDEEQQTIIQWID; this is encoded by the coding sequence ATGCCTGCCAAAGACGCTTACCATGATATTGTTCGTACCGCTCTTGAGAAAGAATCGTGGCAGATTACCCATGATCCGTTACGACTTGTATTAGGACGAAGAAAAGGCTATGTCGATTTGGCAGCTGAAAAATTATTGGCCGCTCAGCGCGGAACTCAAAAAATAGCCGTTGAAATCAAAAGCTTCTTAGGTGCGTCAACATTGGATGAGTTCGAAGATGCTCTTGGACAGTTTTTGATTTACAAGGTAGCTCTGGAAACTGATGAACCTGACCGCAAACTTTATCTGGCAATACCAGCCAGTGTATATACCGATTTTTTTGATGATTCGTTTTTTATCGGCATTCTGGAACGATACGCCGTACTATTGCTTATTTTTGACGAAGAGCAGCAAACAATAATCCAATGGATAGACTGA
- the msrB gene encoding peptide-methionine (R)-S-oxide reductase MsrB yields the protein MKQNSLFVFAALLIAGAIWLYGTYFATPKPPHHLPAGATSPNGRRVEKTDAEWKSILTRSQYTITRERGTEWPNSSELTHEHRPGAYSCVCCRNPLFSSVTKFDSRTGWPSFYAPIIPNAVYSEPDGNRTEIRCSVCDAHLGHVFNDGPEPTGLRYCMNGVALVFTPTNR from the coding sequence ATGAAGCAGAATAGTCTTTTCGTTTTCGCGGCCCTACTGATTGCAGGAGCGATTTGGCTATACGGCACCTACTTTGCCACGCCTAAACCGCCACACCATCTCCCTGCCGGGGCAACTTCACCGAACGGTAGGCGGGTTGAAAAGACGGATGCTGAATGGAAGTCTATTCTGACAAGGTCGCAATATACGATCACTCGCGAGCGGGGCACCGAATGGCCCAATAGCAGCGAACTGACCCATGAACACAGGCCGGGAGCTTATAGCTGCGTTTGCTGCAGGAATCCTCTATTCTCGTCCGTAACCAAATTTGATTCTCGTACTGGCTGGCCCAGCTTTTATGCGCCGATCATCCCGAATGCGGTTTATTCAGAACCCGACGGTAACCGTACCGAGATTCGCTGTTCAGTCTGTGATGCTCATCTTGGCCATGTTTTCAATGATGGACCAGAGCCGACAGGATTGCGGTATTGTATGAACGGGGTGGCGTTGGTGTTTACGCCTACAAATCGGTAA
- a CDS encoding heparinase II/III domain-containing protein translates to MKTVTLFLTFIVALVLPISSVSAQVDHLATTPKLPDHPRLLLLKGEEETIKRTIGTDKTWGKLHQAILTESDVLLGAAPLERIQIGRRLLDKSREALRRLFFLSYAWRMTHQDKYLKRAEKELLTLSAFSDWNPTHFLDVAEMTMAVAIGYDWLYNDLPEQSRSIIKEAILKKGIEPSLDSKYNSWLKASHNWNQVCNAGMTYGAMAIYEDQPELAKRIINRSIDSIVLPMGDYNPNGAYPEGYGYWGYGTSFNVMFLSAVEKALGTDFGLSTKPGFLQTAGFMENMTGPSNNAFNFSDSGLSGELQPAMFWFAQKQKNPSLLWVERSRLINDDARQHIKNRLLPAAILWSNSVGITTIKEPESTMWVGMGKTPVGLMRTSWSDPNAIYVATKGGSASTNHAHMDIGSFIMEADGVRWAMDFGMQNYETLESKGVDLWNGKQNSQRWQVFRYNNFVHNTLTINDQLQRVEGKAPITGSSSTPSFMSVTTDLTAIYKESLAKANRGIAIVNKDYVVVRDELETLPTETTVRWTMLTPATAKIVGENKIELSKEGKTLILQVQEPAKVTLKTWPTDPQHDYDAPNPGTTLVGFEVKLPASTKSALTVLLIPEKAVKKTNTNVQSLQQWPH, encoded by the coding sequence ATGAAAACGGTTACTTTATTTCTGACATTTATTGTCGCTCTGGTCCTGCCAATATCGTCCGTTTCGGCACAGGTCGATCATCTGGCAACCACGCCTAAACTACCTGATCACCCTCGATTACTGCTGCTTAAGGGCGAAGAGGAAACGATAAAACGGACGATAGGAACGGATAAAACCTGGGGCAAACTCCATCAGGCAATTTTAACGGAATCGGATGTATTACTCGGAGCCGCCCCGCTGGAACGGATACAAATTGGCCGTCGCTTACTCGATAAATCGCGGGAAGCACTGCGCCGACTATTTTTTCTCTCCTATGCCTGGCGGATGACCCATCAGGATAAATACCTGAAACGTGCCGAAAAAGAATTGCTAACCCTGTCGGCGTTCAGCGACTGGAACCCAACCCATTTTCTGGACGTAGCCGAGATGACGATGGCCGTTGCCATTGGCTACGACTGGCTATATAACGACTTACCCGAGCAATCCCGGTCAATCATTAAGGAAGCCATCCTGAAAAAAGGAATTGAACCGTCGCTGGATTCGAAATACAATAGCTGGCTGAAGGCAAGCCACAACTGGAATCAGGTCTGTAATGCCGGAATGACATACGGAGCCATGGCAATTTATGAAGACCAGCCCGAACTGGCCAAACGCATCATTAATCGATCCATCGATTCCATCGTGTTACCCATGGGCGACTATAATCCCAATGGCGCCTATCCCGAAGGATATGGCTATTGGGGCTACGGTACCAGCTTTAACGTTATGTTTCTAAGCGCCGTTGAAAAAGCATTGGGCACTGACTTTGGGTTATCGACAAAGCCCGGTTTTCTTCAGACTGCCGGTTTCATGGAAAACATGACCGGGCCCTCCAACAACGCGTTTAATTTCTCCGATTCCGGCCTTAGCGGGGAGTTACAACCAGCCATGTTCTGGTTTGCTCAAAAGCAGAAAAACCCTTCCCTGCTTTGGGTAGAACGGAGTCGATTGATAAACGACGATGCCAGACAACACATCAAAAACCGGCTGCTCCCGGCAGCAATCCTCTGGAGTAACAGCGTTGGAATAACGACCATTAAGGAACCCGAATCAACGATGTGGGTAGGAATGGGCAAAACGCCGGTCGGCCTCATGCGTACTTCCTGGTCTGATCCGAACGCGATTTACGTAGCCACGAAAGGCGGGAGTGCCTCAACGAACCATGCTCACATGGATATTGGCTCTTTCATTATGGAAGCGGATGGCGTTCGCTGGGCGATGGATTTTGGGATGCAGAACTATGAAACGCTGGAATCGAAAGGGGTGGATTTATGGAATGGCAAACAGAATTCCCAACGCTGGCAAGTATTTCGATACAACAATTTTGTGCATAATACCCTGACGATCAACGACCAGCTTCAACGGGTCGAGGGGAAGGCCCCGATCACTGGTTCTTCGAGTACTCCCTCGTTCATGAGCGTCACTACCGACCTGACTGCCATCTATAAAGAGTCACTGGCAAAGGCCAACCGCGGTATTGCGATCGTCAATAAAGACTATGTTGTTGTTCGGGATGAACTGGAAACCCTTCCTACGGAGACCACCGTGCGGTGGACGATGCTTACACCGGCTACGGCAAAGATTGTTGGTGAAAACAAAATAGAATTGTCGAAGGAGGGTAAAACGTTGATTCTTCAGGTTCAGGAACCGGCAAAAGTCACGTTAAAAACCTGGCCAACCGATCCACAGCACGACTACGATGCACCTAACCCCGGCACCACATTAGTTGGCTTTGAAGTCAAACTTCCAGCGAGCACCAAATCGGCACTCACAGTTTTGCTGATTCCGGAAAAAGCAGTGAAGAAAACGAATACTAACGTGCAATCGTTACAGCAATGGCCCCATTGA
- a CDS encoding MarR family winged helix-turn-helix transcriptional regulator produces MDDQEQIQSELAAYMRTNDRNWARLMWAGKRLFERSIQQAMNASGIGPFKLSYIPFLASISLKSITNRELAQRAKVPKQAMSRTVKELEEQGLIRTDKNQKDGRSVKISLTIEGQKHLLTIKRQQHRLMDEYKQVVGEEHFNIAVDVLRQIIAYHESLEQEIDDE; encoded by the coding sequence ATGGACGATCAGGAACAAATTCAGTCGGAATTAGCGGCATACATGCGTACGAATGACCGCAACTGGGCGCGGCTTATGTGGGCAGGTAAGCGGTTGTTTGAACGAAGCATTCAACAAGCCATGAATGCATCAGGCATTGGTCCTTTTAAACTTTCCTACATACCTTTTCTAGCTAGTATCAGCCTGAAGAGCATTACAAATCGTGAGTTGGCGCAACGGGCCAAGGTTCCCAAACAGGCGATGAGTCGAACGGTAAAGGAGTTAGAGGAACAGGGCCTTATCCGGACCGACAAGAATCAGAAAGATGGGCGGAGTGTGAAAATAAGCCTGACAATTGAGGGACAAAAACACTTACTGACCATTAAGCGGCAGCAGCATCGACTAATGGATGAATACAAACAAGTTGTGGGTGAAGAACACTTTAACATCGCCGTTGATGTCCTTCGCCAGATTATTGCCTACCATGAATCGCTTGAGCAGGAGATTGATGATGAGTAA
- a CDS encoding VOC family protein: MTLSHLNIAVPDVAQTRAFFETYFGFKCTDVKGKDALAILMGKNGFILALSNFNKNQIPQYPSDFHVGMVVDTPEQVTETYTRMKADGVSLEHEPKTWGGRGTTSFYVMAPGNFLVEVLSVI; this comes from the coding sequence ATGACCCTAAGCCACTTAAACATAGCTGTGCCTGATGTAGCACAAACCCGTGCCTTCTTCGAAACGTATTTTGGCTTTAAATGCACCGACGTAAAAGGAAAAGATGCCCTGGCTATTCTGATGGGTAAAAACGGATTTATTCTGGCATTAAGCAACTTCAATAAGAATCAAATCCCTCAGTATCCGTCTGATTTTCATGTGGGTATGGTTGTCGATACGCCTGAGCAGGTTACGGAGACATACACTCGGATGAAGGCCGACGGTGTGTCGCTTGAGCATGAGCCCAAAACGTGGGGCGGGCGGGGAACGACCTCATTTTATGTGATGGCTCCGGGAAATTTTCTCGTAGAAGTGCTCAGTGTAATCTGA
- a CDS encoding L-dopachrome tautomerase-related protein, which translates to MKPFFLIPCLLLCSFIANSQVKPADSGQSPELETVAEFGKHQPIGVGVSKGKRIFVTFPKNSDNYDYGLAEIVNGQRRPYPNEEWNKWDSLNPQNRFINVQALFVDQTDALWVLDPASPSGMPAFPTGIKLLKINLATNQVEKIYRFEDQPRERTGLNDVQVDSRQQIAYLSDPRRAAIIVLDLKSGKSRAVLEGDKSTKADPNFVLTIDGKEVRDSKGIPFSSNVNGIALTADFAYLYFRPITQTNLYRIATNYLTDPALTPAEVASHVETMAETGVSHGMVADKAGTIYLTDSPRKAVRYFTADRKLKTLVTDNRLLWPDSFAVGPDGYLYLTAAQIQRTKRYNNGEDKVDYPFRLYRMKLPK; encoded by the coding sequence ATGAAGCCGTTTTTCCTAATACCCTGCCTACTGTTATGTAGCTTTATAGCCAATTCCCAGGTAAAACCGGCAGACTCCGGCCAATCGCCAGAACTCGAAACTGTTGCCGAGTTTGGTAAACATCAGCCGATTGGTGTCGGTGTATCGAAGGGAAAACGCATATTCGTTACGTTTCCCAAAAATTCCGATAATTATGACTATGGCCTTGCCGAAATCGTCAACGGCCAGCGACGACCCTACCCTAACGAGGAATGGAACAAGTGGGATTCACTGAATCCGCAGAATCGCTTTATCAATGTGCAGGCTTTATTTGTCGACCAGACAGATGCGCTTTGGGTACTCGATCCAGCCAGCCCTTCCGGCATGCCTGCTTTTCCAACGGGCATAAAGCTCCTGAAGATAAATCTGGCTACCAATCAGGTAGAGAAGATCTATCGATTCGAGGACCAGCCCCGCGAGCGTACGGGCCTGAACGATGTACAGGTTGATTCACGCCAACAGATCGCTTACCTGTCGGACCCCAGGCGGGCTGCAATCATTGTGCTGGATTTAAAATCGGGAAAGAGCCGTGCCGTACTCGAAGGCGATAAATCGACCAAAGCCGATCCGAATTTCGTGCTGACGATTGACGGGAAAGAAGTAAGAGACAGCAAAGGGATTCCCTTCAGTAGCAATGTAAATGGCATAGCCCTCACGGCGGACTTTGCCTATTTATATTTTCGCCCGATTACACAAACAAACCTATATCGGATTGCGACAAACTACCTGACTGACCCTGCACTAACCCCAGCAGAAGTGGCCTCACACGTTGAAACAATGGCCGAAACGGGGGTATCTCACGGGATGGTAGCCGACAAAGCGGGTACTATTTACCTGACCGACTCGCCCCGCAAAGCCGTTCGTTATTTCACAGCCGACCGCAAGCTCAAAACGCTGGTGACCGACAACCGACTACTTTGGCCCGACAGTTTTGCCGTTGGCCCGGATGGCTACCTATACCTCACCGCGGCTCAGATTCAGCGTACCAAACGCTATAACAATGGTGAAGATAAGGTTGACTATCCATTTCGGCTGTACCGGATGAAACTACCGAAATGA
- a CDS encoding 7-carboxy-7-deazaguanine synthase QueE, whose protein sequence is MLLEQKQQEIGAVDSMQATLPVMEAFYTLQGEGAHTGRAAYFIRLGGCDVGCHWCDVKESWDADAHPKLTIDAIVDGALHYPGRMAVVTGGEPLMHDLTELTAALQNAGFRTNIETSGVCQAVTGSWDWICFSPKKFRKPNPAIFDKADELKVIIYNQSDFAFAESFVPHLRPDCKLFLQTEWSRSNEMLPRIVDYVKDHPQWQISLQTHKYLDIP, encoded by the coding sequence ATGCTTTTGGAACAGAAACAACAGGAAATAGGGGCTGTCGATTCCATGCAGGCTACACTACCTGTCATGGAAGCTTTCTATACTCTTCAGGGAGAGGGCGCACATACGGGGCGGGCGGCCTATTTCATCCGGCTCGGTGGCTGCGATGTCGGTTGCCACTGGTGCGATGTAAAAGAATCGTGGGATGCCGATGCACACCCAAAATTAACGATTGATGCCATTGTGGATGGAGCGTTACACTATCCTGGCCGGATGGCGGTCGTTACGGGCGGAGAACCGCTCATGCACGACCTGACCGAGCTAACGGCTGCTCTACAGAATGCCGGGTTCCGGACAAATATCGAAACGTCGGGCGTGTGCCAGGCTGTAACGGGTTCGTGGGACTGGATCTGCTTTTCTCCTAAAAAATTCAGGAAGCCCAATCCGGCTATTTTTGACAAGGCGGATGAGCTGAAAGTTATCATTTACAACCAGTCCGACTTTGCGTTTGCCGAGTCGTTCGTACCGCATCTTCGCCCCGATTGCAAACTCTTTTTGCAAACTGAGTGGAGTCGTTCCAATGAAATGCTGCCTCGCATCGTTGATTACGTTAAAGATCATCCGCAATGGCAAATCTCGTTGCAGACACACAAGTATCTGGATATTCCGTAA